The following are encoded in a window of Actinomyces oris genomic DNA:
- a CDS encoding ABC transporter ATP-binding protein — protein sequence MLLRLLRTHLRPYTGLLVCVLVLQFAEVMASLYLPTLNADIIDKGVATGDSGYIWRMGAFMLGVSLAQGVCSVAATYLAARAAMSMGRDLRGEVFDRVSGFSEREISAFGAGSLITRNTNDVQQVQMLVMMSATMLVTAPFMAVGGIVMAVTRAPGLSWLIGVSVPVLLVAVGLIVGRMLPLFRSYQDKLDAINRVMREQLTGIRVIRAFVREQAETERFEDANGDIARVGERVGQLFVLLFPLVMLVLDVTIVGVIWFGGHRVGDGDVEVGTLIAFMSYLMQILMGIVMASFMTIMIPRAAVCAERISEVLATSPTITSSPDAVDTFPAPGTVEMRDVTFVYPDADARVLAEVSFTVQPGTTTAIVGSTASGKSTVVRLLARLLQASSGQVLIGGTDVREADPEALWSQMGLVPQQPFLFAGTVASNLRLGREEATDDELWQALEVAQAKDFVSKMDGGLEAPIAQGGTNVSGGQRQRLAIARALVRRPDILIFDDSFSALDVSTDARLREAMGPATAGITKVIVAQRVSTIVEADQILVLDGGHLVGSGTHTELLATCAVYREIVTSQLGAEAAA from the coding sequence ATGCTCCTTCGATTACTGCGCACGCACCTGCGCCCCTATACCGGGTTGCTGGTGTGCGTCCTGGTGCTTCAGTTCGCTGAGGTGATGGCCTCCCTGTACCTGCCCACCCTCAACGCCGACATCATCGACAAAGGTGTGGCCACCGGGGACTCCGGATATATCTGGCGAATGGGCGCGTTCATGCTGGGGGTGAGCCTGGCCCAGGGCGTGTGCTCGGTCGCGGCGACCTACCTGGCGGCGCGCGCGGCGATGAGCATGGGCCGGGACCTGCGCGGCGAGGTCTTCGATCGGGTCAGCGGCTTCTCCGAGCGGGAGATCTCCGCCTTCGGGGCGGGCTCGCTCATCACCCGCAACACCAACGACGTCCAGCAGGTCCAGATGCTGGTGATGATGAGCGCCACGATGCTGGTGACGGCGCCGTTCATGGCGGTGGGCGGCATCGTCATGGCGGTCACGCGCGCCCCGGGTCTGTCGTGGCTCATCGGGGTGTCGGTGCCGGTCCTGCTGGTCGCGGTGGGCCTCATCGTGGGCCGCATGCTGCCCCTGTTCCGCTCCTACCAGGACAAGCTCGACGCCATCAACCGGGTGATGCGCGAGCAGCTCACCGGTATCCGAGTCATCCGCGCCTTCGTGCGCGAGCAGGCCGAGACCGAGCGCTTCGAGGACGCCAACGGCGACATCGCGCGGGTCGGCGAGCGCGTGGGTCAGCTCTTCGTCCTGCTGTTCCCGCTGGTGATGCTGGTGCTGGACGTGACGATCGTTGGCGTCATCTGGTTCGGCGGCCACCGGGTCGGCGACGGCGACGTGGAGGTCGGCACCCTCATCGCCTTCATGTCATACCTCATGCAGATCCTCATGGGCATCGTCATGGCTAGCTTCATGACGATCATGATCCCGCGCGCCGCCGTGTGCGCCGAGCGCATCAGCGAGGTGCTGGCGACGTCGCCGACCATCACCTCCTCCCCCGACGCCGTCGACACCTTCCCGGCCCCCGGAACGGTTGAGATGCGTGACGTCACCTTCGTCTACCCCGACGCCGACGCCCGCGTCCTGGCGGAGGTGAGCTTCACGGTCCAGCCCGGGACGACGACGGCGATCGTCGGCTCGACGGCGTCGGGCAAGTCCACGGTGGTGCGGCTGCTGGCCCGGTTGCTTCAGGCCAGCAGCGGGCAGGTGCTCATCGGCGGCACCGACGTTCGTGAGGCCGACCCCGAGGCGCTGTGGTCGCAGATGGGGCTCGTGCCTCAGCAGCCCTTCCTGTTCGCCGGGACCGTGGCCTCCAACCTGCGCCTGGGGCGCGAGGAGGCCACCGACGACGAGCTGTGGCAGGCCCTGGAAGTCGCCCAGGCCAAAGACTTCGTCTCCAAGATGGACGGGGGCCTTGAGGCGCCCATAGCCCAGGGCGGCACGAATGTCTCTGGCGGTCAGCGTCAGCGCCTGGCCATCGCCCGGGCCCTGGTGCGCCGGCCCGACATCCTCATCTTCGACGACTCCTTCTCCGCCCTGGACGTGTCCACCGACGCGCGGCTACGCGAGGCCATGGGGCCGGCGACGGCCGGCATCACGAAGGTGATCGTAGCCCAGCGCGTCTCCACGATCGTCGAGGCCGACCAGATCCTCGTCCTGGACGGCGGCCACCTGGTGGGTAGCGGCACGCACACTGAGCTGCTGGCCACCTGCGCCGTCTACCGCGAGATCGTCACCTCCCAGCTCGGAGCGGAGGCCGCAGCATGA
- a CDS encoding TadE family type IV pilus minor pilin, with amino-acid sequence MVTAETALSLPAVILVLLMVLAAVSAGVTQLRVADAARTAARQAAIGQEDYAGAAQRVAGGVSLGVEQGELTCVTVARPVPGPLGGLGLTARARACTYTEPSSP; translated from the coding sequence ATGGTGACGGCTGAGACGGCGTTGTCACTGCCCGCCGTCATCCTCGTCCTGCTGATGGTTCTGGCGGCGGTCAGCGCCGGAGTCACTCAGCTGCGGGTGGCCGATGCCGCCCGCACGGCCGCCCGTCAGGCCGCCATCGGCCAGGAGGACTACGCCGGCGCCGCCCAGCGCGTGGCCGGAGGGGTGAGCCTCGGCGTCGAGCAGGGCGAGCTCACCTGCGTCACCGTCGCCCGACCCGTCCCCGGCCCCCTGGGCGGCCTGGGCCTGACGGCCCGGGCCCGCGCCTGCACCTACACCGAGCCGAGCAGCCCATGA
- a CDS encoding ABC transporter ATP-binding protein, producing the protein MSRNASSPMGKKAGRNADRDTRKKAGSGARTAASAIVGPDELSEEDLKLAAEAQAASGDWHDGPPPGKAEAFWPSFKRMVGLLGAYRVSLVVVALAAVGTVALAVAAPKVLGQATNVIFEGVVSTMLPAGTTKAQAIEALRARGMDDFATMLSAMDVIPGAGIDYARLGRILTVVLGLYVGSGLLNWLQGWLINRITIKALYRLRAQVEDKVHRLPLSYFDTVQRGELLSRLTNDVDNITNTLQQSLSGALTAILTVVGVLGMMFSISWKLALVALIMFPLMGVVFGVIGPRSQKAFTHQWARTGKINTRVEESFSGHALVQVYGRTASVREAFAAENEELLRASLRAQFLSGIMMPIMLVIGNINYVAIAVVGGAMVASGSLRLGDVQAFIQYSQQFSQPLGQLGGMATAVQSGTASAERIFELLDAEEERPDDVAPGSAGAAGTAGAAGTASTDAAGEATDAGRAAGTGPSAAAASPKSPAGPGVIEMEHVRFSYSPEVELIRDLSLRVDPGHTVAIVGPTGAGKTTLVNLLMRFYELDGGRILIDGRDIATMTRHDVRRRTGMVLQDPWLFAGTIRENIRYGRPGASDGEVEAAARACFVDHIIKALPQGYDTVLEEDAANISAGERQLLTIARAFVANPAVLILDEATSSVDTRTELLVQQAMNALREGRTSFIIAHRLSTIRDADTILVMEHGDIVEQGSHDELIAAGGAYARLHAAQFAGGATVAVED; encoded by the coding sequence ATGAGCAGGAACGCGAGCAGCCCCATGGGCAAGAAGGCCGGCAGGAACGCCGACAGAGACACCCGCAAGAAGGCCGGGAGCGGTGCGCGGACCGCCGCGAGCGCCATCGTCGGCCCCGATGAGCTCAGCGAGGAGGACCTCAAGCTGGCCGCTGAGGCGCAGGCCGCCTCGGGCGACTGGCACGACGGTCCGCCTCCGGGCAAGGCCGAGGCCTTCTGGCCCTCCTTCAAGCGGATGGTCGGCCTGCTGGGCGCCTACCGGGTCTCCCTGGTGGTCGTGGCCCTGGCCGCGGTGGGCACGGTGGCGCTGGCCGTGGCGGCCCCCAAGGTGCTGGGGCAGGCCACCAACGTCATCTTCGAGGGCGTGGTCTCCACGATGCTGCCGGCCGGCACCACCAAGGCCCAGGCCATCGAGGCCCTGCGGGCGCGGGGGATGGATGACTTCGCCACGATGCTCTCGGCGATGGATGTCATTCCCGGCGCAGGCATCGACTACGCCCGCCTGGGCCGGATCCTGACGGTGGTGCTGGGCCTGTACGTGGGTTCGGGCCTGCTCAACTGGCTTCAGGGCTGGCTCATCAACCGCATCACCATCAAGGCCCTCTACCGGCTACGCGCCCAGGTGGAGGACAAGGTCCACCGCCTGCCGCTGAGCTACTTCGACACCGTCCAGCGCGGCGAGCTGCTCAGCCGCCTGACCAACGACGTCGACAACATCACCAACACCCTCCAGCAGTCCCTGTCCGGCGCCCTGACCGCGATCCTCACGGTGGTGGGCGTGCTGGGGATGATGTTCTCCATCTCCTGGAAGCTGGCGCTGGTGGCGCTCATCATGTTCCCGCTCATGGGCGTGGTCTTCGGGGTGATCGGACCGCGCTCGCAGAAGGCCTTCACCCACCAGTGGGCGCGCACCGGCAAGATCAACACCCGGGTGGAGGAGTCCTTCTCCGGGCACGCCCTGGTGCAGGTCTACGGGCGCACGGCCTCGGTGCGCGAGGCCTTCGCAGCCGAGAACGAGGAGCTGCTCCGGGCCTCGCTGCGCGCGCAGTTCCTCTCCGGGATCATGATGCCGATCATGCTGGTCATCGGGAACATCAACTATGTGGCCATCGCGGTGGTCGGCGGCGCCATGGTCGCCTCCGGGTCGCTGCGCCTGGGCGATGTGCAGGCCTTCATCCAGTACTCCCAGCAGTTCTCCCAGCCCCTGGGCCAGCTCGGCGGCATGGCCACGGCCGTGCAGTCCGGGACCGCGAGCGCCGAGCGGATCTTCGAGCTGCTCGACGCCGAGGAGGAGCGTCCCGACGACGTCGCACCGGGAAGCGCTGGTGCCGCAGGTACTGCTGGCGCCGCGGGCACCGCGTCCACCGATGCCGCCGGGGAGGCCACGGATGCCGGCCGGGCCGCGGGGACCGGCCCCAGCGCCGCGGCGGCTTCGCCGAAGAGCCCGGCGGGCCCGGGCGTCATCGAGATGGAGCACGTGCGCTTCTCCTACAGCCCGGAGGTCGAGCTCATCCGGGACCTGTCGCTGCGGGTGGACCCCGGGCACACGGTCGCGATCGTGGGGCCCACGGGAGCGGGCAAGACCACCCTGGTCAACCTGCTCATGCGCTTCTACGAGCTCGACGGGGGACGCATCCTCATCGACGGGCGCGACATCGCCACCATGACGCGCCACGACGTGCGTCGCCGCACCGGCATGGTCCTGCAGGACCCGTGGCTGTTCGCCGGCACGATCCGCGAGAACATCCGCTACGGGCGGCCCGGGGCCAGTGATGGGGAGGTCGAGGCCGCCGCGAGGGCGTGCTTCGTCGACCACATCATCAAGGCCCTGCCGCAGGGCTACGACACGGTTCTGGAGGAGGACGCCGCGAACATCTCCGCCGGCGAGCGCCAGCTGCTCACGATCGCGCGGGCCTTCGTGGCCAACCCGGCCGTGCTCATCCTCGATGAGGCCACCAGCTCGGTGGACACCCGCACCGAGCTGCTGGTCCAGCAGGCGATGAACGCGCTGCGCGAGGGCCGCACGAGCTTCATCATCGCTCACCGCCTGTCCACGATCCGCGACGCCGACACCATCCTGGTGATGGAGCACGGCGACATCGTCGAGCAGGGCAGCCACGATGAGCTCATCGCGGCGGGCGGTGCCTACGCGCGCCTCCACGCGGCCCAGTTCGCGGGCGGCGCCACCGTCGCCGTCGAGGACTGA
- a CDS encoding DUF4244 domain-containing protein — translation MRRPTRTTLRTLRTSVMLARPSDASTLPALLRRLTSKEEGMATAEYAIGTLAAAAFAGLLLALMRSGSLSGALQSIIESALSV, via the coding sequence ATGAGGAGACCCACCCGGACCACCTTGCGTACCCTGCGCACCAGCGTGATGCTGGCCCGCCCGAGTGACGCCTCAACGCTGCCGGCGCTCCTGCGGCGCTTGACGAGCAAGGAGGAGGGCATGGCCACCGCTGAGTACGCCATCGGCACCTTGGCGGCCGCGGCCTTCGCCGGCCTGCTGCTGGCGCTCATGCGCTCGGGCAGCCTGAGCGGGGCGTTGCAGTCCATCATCGAGTCGGCGCTCTCGGTGTGA
- a CDS encoding DEAD/DEAH box helicase encodes MARAIRHDDWPVELTDDQIISRVGHRAFERGLDYARKGRVRGISVAGDGDIISAQSKGSGAHTYQTMVFRKQGARSAPASWAGTCSCPVGSDCKHTAALLIAARTLAQAEPDAAAPSGGPAPWESRLTDLLQVERAPRRRMALEIIDDPGDMWGTPAGLSMLPLIEGKRGWNRQGAAWTQIVSGGLDDDVDPTVMGVLRELAGMAGGYGFYYADDRLSLTTAPARVWDVLRRGVAAGLTLTTAQRHGMPVYLSEGLRGGIHLTREDDGGIAITPALEIDDVEELRRLQVPGLRLSFSLMPIGDPVHGYYTWMPGRELLLMPLEPRPTEALSRVLQGDGEAITIPAGDVERFETEHLEALTRALPVLSADTSIRMPRPTTLRAALAVNVDTAEHHLSTEWSIRYVGEDGEVRSSHALPDLSAAAEGHIEGGTAGRDIDGETRLAREVLNHLLPLAGRHPALWQPLDLRGMATARFMTETLPVLRELEAFDIEVDDDVPDYREADAAPVITTSVSDDEDRPDWFSLSVRVHVGEEEIPLALLMAAVAGGEPEVLLESGTWVSIDRPEIEALARLMEEGRELADPQAQGELRVSALHAGYYEVLESLGVIERATARWKERVGRLLERARAAEAAAEPSGGRSVGGDDAGGAGERAGEGAGEAAVPAGMRATLRPYQLEGYRWLDFLRQAGLGGVLADDMGLGKTVQVLAAVQRLIEQREEAQGSEPAGSGGPGEPEGTGPVLVIAPTSVVGSWVEQAERFCPGLRVRAVRRTAAKREETLAQIVEGSDVVVTSYTIARLCEEEFIAQDWAWVVCDEAQFVKNHTSATYKAVRRLRSPSTIAITGTPLENSLMDLWALMSIAAPGLLPDPERFGQVYRKPIDRGDTEALGRLRRRMRPFLLRRTKEQVAADLPAKTEQVLSVELGAKHRKAYDQRLARERQRILGLLEEDTAQSRFIALKALTTLRQMALDPALVDGEDGMEPEAAESAGGGEAGEAGKATGGTGGSGRKTARGAKAARGRAAGAPATGRRGPGRRPSPSAKVEVLVEHLGPILSEGHRALVFSQFTRYLSGVREHLEATGVRTAYMDGSTPDRQKVIDAFRAGEADVFLISLKAGGFGLTLTEADYVFLLDPWWNPQAEEQAVDRTHRIGQDKPVMVYRLVSADTIEEKVMALKEKKAELFARVVEGAGEAEAGGEGAGAAGGAAAAAGSGGLSPAALTAAEIRELIEG; translated from the coding sequence ATGGCTCGCGCGATTCGGCATGACGACTGGCCGGTGGAGCTCACTGATGACCAGATCATCAGTCGGGTCGGCCACCGGGCCTTTGAGCGCGGCCTGGACTACGCGCGCAAGGGGCGGGTGCGGGGTATCAGTGTCGCCGGGGACGGGGACATCATCAGCGCCCAGTCCAAGGGCTCGGGCGCGCACACCTACCAGACCATGGTCTTCCGCAAGCAGGGCGCCCGCAGCGCCCCGGCGTCCTGGGCCGGCACCTGCTCGTGCCCGGTGGGCAGCGACTGCAAGCACACGGCCGCCCTGCTCATCGCCGCGCGCACCCTGGCGCAGGCCGAGCCCGACGCCGCCGCCCCCTCCGGCGGGCCCGCCCCCTGGGAGAGCCGGCTGACCGACCTGCTGCAGGTCGAGCGGGCCCCGCGCCGTCGGATGGCCCTGGAGATCATCGACGACCCCGGCGACATGTGGGGCACCCCCGCCGGCCTGTCCATGCTGCCCCTCATCGAGGGCAAACGTGGCTGGAACCGGCAGGGCGCCGCCTGGACCCAGATCGTCTCCGGGGGCCTGGATGACGACGTCGACCCCACCGTCATGGGCGTCCTGCGCGAGCTGGCTGGCATGGCCGGCGGCTACGGCTTCTACTACGCCGACGACCGCCTGTCCCTGACGACCGCGCCCGCCCGCGTCTGGGACGTGCTGCGCCGCGGGGTGGCGGCCGGTCTGACCCTCACCACCGCCCAGCGCCACGGCATGCCCGTCTACCTCTCCGAGGGGCTGCGCGGCGGCATCCACCTCACCCGGGAGGACGACGGCGGTATCGCCATCACCCCCGCCCTGGAGATCGACGACGTCGAGGAGCTGCGCCGCCTGCAGGTCCCCGGACTGCGCCTGAGCTTCTCCCTCATGCCGATCGGCGACCCGGTCCACGGCTACTACACGTGGATGCCCGGGCGCGAGCTGCTCCTCATGCCGCTCGAGCCGCGCCCCACCGAGGCCCTCTCCCGGGTGCTGCAGGGCGACGGCGAGGCCATCACCATCCCGGCCGGGGACGTCGAGCGCTTCGAGACCGAGCATCTGGAGGCCCTCACCCGGGCGCTGCCGGTCCTGTCCGCCGACACCTCCATCCGCATGCCGCGGCCCACGACGCTGCGCGCCGCGCTCGCGGTCAACGTTGATACCGCCGAGCACCACCTGAGCACCGAGTGGTCCATCCGCTACGTCGGCGAGGATGGCGAGGTCCGGAGCAGTCACGCCCTGCCCGACCTGTCCGCGGCGGCCGAGGGGCACATAGAGGGCGGGACCGCCGGCCGGGACATTGACGGGGAGACCCGCCTGGCCCGCGAGGTCCTCAACCACCTCCTGCCCCTGGCCGGCCGGCACCCGGCCCTCTGGCAGCCCCTGGACCTGCGCGGCATGGCCACGGCCCGTTTCATGACAGAGACGCTGCCGGTCCTGCGCGAGCTGGAGGCCTTCGACATCGAGGTCGACGACGACGTCCCCGACTACCGCGAGGCCGACGCCGCCCCCGTCATCACCACCAGCGTCAGCGACGACGAGGACCGACCCGACTGGTTCTCCCTGTCCGTGCGCGTCCACGTGGGCGAAGAGGAGATCCCTCTGGCGCTGCTCATGGCGGCCGTGGCCGGCGGGGAGCCTGAGGTGCTCCTGGAGTCGGGCACCTGGGTGAGCATCGACCGCCCGGAGATCGAGGCCCTGGCCCGCCTCATGGAGGAGGGCCGCGAGCTGGCCGACCCGCAGGCACAGGGTGAGCTGCGGGTCAGTGCCCTGCACGCTGGCTACTACGAGGTCCTGGAGTCACTCGGCGTCATCGAGCGGGCCACGGCTCGCTGGAAGGAGCGGGTCGGGCGGCTGCTGGAGCGGGCGCGCGCCGCCGAGGCCGCGGCCGAGCCCTCCGGTGGACGGTCCGTCGGAGGTGACGACGCGGGCGGCGCCGGTGAGAGGGCCGGTGAAGGGGCCGGCGAGGCGGCCGTGCCCGCGGGGATGCGGGCGACGCTGCGCCCCTACCAGCTCGAGGGCTACCGGTGGCTGGACTTCCTGCGCCAGGCGGGTCTCGGCGGGGTCCTGGCCGACGACATGGGACTGGGTAAGACCGTCCAGGTGCTCGCCGCCGTCCAGCGCCTCATCGAGCAGCGCGAGGAGGCCCAAGGGAGCGAGCCGGCCGGCTCCGGCGGCCCCGGTGAGCCGGAGGGGACCGGGCCGGTGCTCGTCATCGCGCCGACCTCCGTCGTCGGCTCCTGGGTGGAGCAGGCCGAGCGCTTCTGCCCGGGGCTGCGGGTGCGGGCCGTGAGGCGGACGGCCGCCAAGCGAGAGGAGACGTTGGCGCAGATCGTGGAGGGAAGCGACGTCGTCGTCACCTCCTACACGATCGCGCGCCTGTGCGAGGAGGAGTTCATCGCCCAGGACTGGGCCTGGGTGGTGTGTGACGAGGCCCAGTTCGTCAAGAACCACACCTCGGCTACCTACAAGGCGGTGCGGCGGCTGCGATCGCCGTCGACCATCGCGATCACGGGCACGCCGCTGGAGAACTCGCTCATGGACCTGTGGGCGCTCATGAGCATCGCGGCGCCGGGGCTACTGCCCGACCCGGAGCGCTTCGGGCAGGTCTACCGCAAGCCGATCGACCGCGGGGACACCGAGGCGCTGGGGCGGCTGCGGCGCAGGATGCGGCCCTTCCTGCTGCGGCGCACCAAGGAGCAGGTGGCCGCGGACCTGCCCGCCAAGACCGAGCAGGTCCTGTCCGTCGAGCTCGGCGCCAAGCACCGCAAGGCCTACGACCAGCGCCTGGCCCGCGAGCGGCAGCGGATCCTCGGACTGCTGGAGGAGGACACCGCCCAGTCGCGCTTCATCGCGCTCAAGGCGCTGACCACCCTGCGGCAGATGGCGCTCGACCCGGCGCTCGTCGACGGCGAGGACGGGATGGAGCCTGAGGCCGCCGAGAGCGCGGGTGGCGGGGAGGCCGGCGAGGCCGGCAAGGCCACCGGCGGGACGGGAGGTTCCGGCAGGAAGACGGCCCGCGGCGCGAAAGCCGCGAGGGGCAGGGCTGCTGGCGCCCCCGCAACGGGCCGTAGGGGACCGGGGAGGCGGCCGAGCCCGTCGGCCAAGGTCGAGGTGCTGGTCGAGCACTTGGGGCCGATCCTCTCCGAGGGGCACCGCGCCCTCGTCTTCTCCCAGTTCACGCGCTACCTCTCCGGTGTGCGCGAGCACCTGGAGGCCACCGGTGTGCGAACCGCCTACATGGACGGCTCCACCCCCGACCGGCAGAAGGTCATCGACGCCTTCCGGGCCGGCGAGGCCGACGTCTTCCTCATCTCCCTCAAGGCCGGCGGCTTCGGGCTCACGCTCACCGAGGCCGACTACGTCTTCCTGCTGGACCCGTGGTGGAACCCGCAGGCCGAGGAGCAGGCCGTCGACCGCACCCACCGGATCGGCCAGGACAAGCCGGTCATGGTCTACCGGCTCGTTTCGGCCGACACCATCGAGGAGAAGGTCATGGCCCTCAAGGAGAAGAAGGCCGAGCTCTTCGCCCGGGTCGTCGAGGGGGCCGGGGAGGCTGAGGCCGGCGGTGAGGGTGCTGGTGCCGCCGGTGGTGCGGCTGCTGCGGCGGGCTCGGGCGGACTCAGCCCGGCGGCCCTGACCGCCGCCGAGATCCGCGAGCTCATCGAGGGCTGA
- a CDS encoding Rv3654c family TadE-like protein, which produces MAVLLAAAVGIAGLIQAQSAAGRARAAADLAAISGATVLSSVVAPGDPCAMAQRVAAANGASVSACSVAGEDVTVSVVVPTTILGRPRQATAQARAGPVDAPPKP; this is translated from the coding sequence ATCGCCGTACTGCTGGCCGCGGCAGTCGGCATCGCGGGCCTCATCCAGGCCCAGAGCGCCGCCGGTCGGGCCAGGGCCGCCGCTGACCTCGCGGCCATCTCCGGTGCCACGGTCCTGTCCTCGGTCGTTGCCCCCGGCGACCCCTGCGCCATGGCGCAGCGCGTGGCTGCCGCCAATGGCGCCTCGGTGAGCGCCTGCTCCGTGGCCGGTGAGGACGTCACCGTCAGCGTCGTCGTCCCGACGACGATCCTCGGCCGACCCCGCCAGGCCACCGCCCAGGCCCGCGCCGGCCCTGTCGACGCCCCGCCTAAGCCGTGA